In one Leishmania major strain Friedlin complete genome, chromosome 21 genomic region, the following are encoded:
- a CDS encoding metallo-peptidase, Clan ME, Family M16 — MLRATSRLGIYEYQFGQPSLKNAFSTRITPAAKARSPGAVQSTKLTNGVRVVSHDLDGPVTSIGVYADAGPKYDPIATPGLSYVMRFALQTSNMDSSLFQIDRTMRSTGNAYGHGEVCKRYLSWKAEGRRDMWEKPFEMLATGVVAPRFHESDIERFRDTMDNQLEEMRWQNPREYAIDQLETVAFYKEPLGAPRMVPRIANDRCSHKALLDHWAANFQPSRIVLAGVNVPHDALIAAYEKLPYKHSAEAPHHARAAAPKLSHSNEVAQFYAGRQNVEYESRAAVMGTMPDMQAEVIGAVGVPTHGRDEGATQYATALVTREIYEEAMRSAHGSRAGSEHYGAQVFYRPYSSAGLIGYTVRGAPAEVAKMLQVASSAFPAAVDEAAVKRAAHCAHVRLLHDQVEMTRDYCDFLATSPNSVEELVQAISGVTKANVEEAMKKMVAQKPATYATGDSFTFPMVASLKHA, encoded by the coding sequence atgctgcgcgcgacgtcTCGCTTGGGTATCTACGAGTACCAGTTCGGCCAGCCCTCGCTGAAGAACGCCTTCAGCACACGGATCACGCCGGCTGCCAAGGCGCGCAGCCCCGGTGCGGTGCAGTCGACAAAGTTAACGAatggtgtgcgtgttgtgtcGCACGATCTCGACGGTCCGGTCACGTCCATTGGCGTTTATGCGGATGCGGGACCGAAGTACGACCCCATCGCCACCCCCGGCCTCAGCTACGTCATGCGCTTCGCCCTGCAGACCTCCAACATGGACAGCTCCCTCTTCCAGATCGACCGCACCATGCGCTCCACCGGCAACGCGTACGGCCATGGCGAGGTGTGCAAGCGCTATCTGAGCTGGAAGGCGGAGGGTCGCCGTGACATGTGGGAGAAGCCGTTTGAGATGCTCGCCaccggcgtcgtcgcgccgCGCTTCCACGAGAGCGATATTGAGCGCTTCCGCGACACAATGGACAaccagctggaggagatgcgcTGGCAGAACCCTCGCGAATACGCTATCGACCAGCTGGAGACGGTGGCCTTCTACAAGGAGCCGCTCGGGGCGCCGCGCATGGTGCCTCGCATCGCAAACGACCGCTGCAGCCACAAGGCGCTGCTAGACCATTGGGCTGCGAACTTCCAGCCCAGCCGCATCGTCCTGGCTGGTGTGAACGTGCCGCACGACGCCCTGATAGCCGCCTACGAGAAGCTGCCGTACAAGCACTCGGCCGAGGCCCCgcaccacgcacgcgccgccgcgccgaaGCTGTCCCACAGCAACGAAGTGGCCCAGTTCTACGCGGGCCGGCAGAACGTCGAGTACGagagccgcgccgctgtcATGGGCACAATGCCCGACATGCAGGCGGAGGTGATCGGTGCCGTCGGCGTGCCAACCCACGGCCGCGACGAAGGTGCCACGCAATATgcgacggcgctggtgaCGCGCGAGATCTacgaggaggcgatgcgcagcgcgcatggcagccgcgccggctCGGAGCACTACGGCGCACAGGTCTTCTACCGCCCGTACTCGTCTGCCGGCCTGATCGGCTACACTGTGCGCGGTGCGCCGGCCGAGGTGGCGAAGATGCTTCAggtcgcctccagcgccttcccggccgccgtcgacgaggcggccgtgAAGCGTGCGGCCcactgcgcgcacgtgcgcctgctgcatgACCAGGTGGAGATGACACGCGACTACTGCGACTTCCTCGCCACATCGCCCAACTCAGTCGAGGAACTTGTGCAGGCGATCAGCGGCGTCACGAAGGCtaacgtggaggaggcgatgaagAAGATGGTCGCGCAGAAGCCGGCCACGTACGCGACAGGTGACAGCTTCACGTTTCCCATGGTCGCGTCGCTGAAGCACGCTTAA